One part of the Aricia agestis chromosome Z, ilAriAges1.1, whole genome shotgun sequence genome encodes these proteins:
- the LOC121739326 gene encoding uncharacterized protein LOC121739326 — protein MAARFLLFLVCVAELSSLILAGGHGGHKKVVIHVPLYVKHHHHKHTIVKHVHHKHGGGGGDDHYEVLGYTYGEPKAAPHFGGGHGWGAAEEDHGHDSPVSFEAGDHGGYALSDDDYSHSGY, from the exons ATGGCTGCGCGATTTTTG TTATTCCTGGTCTGCGTGGCCGAGCTCTCATCCCTCATATTAGCTGGCGGGCACGGGGGTCATAAAAAGGTGGTCATCCACGTACCGCTGTACGTCAAGCATCATCATCACAAACACACCATCGTGAAGCACGTCCATCACAAACACGGCGGTGGGGGCGGCGATGATCATTATGAGGTGCTAGGTTACACCTACGGCGAACCTAAGGCTGCTCCACACTTTGGCGGAG GTCACGGATGGGGTGCTGCAGAGGAAGACCACGGCCACGACTCCCCCGTCAGCTTCGAAGCTGGCGACCACGGTGGCTACGCGCTCAGCGACGACGACTACAGCCACAGTGGCTACTAG